One Malus domestica chromosome 11, GDT2T_hap1 genomic region harbors:
- the LOC108173441 gene encoding DNA replication licensing factor MCM7-like — MKVSSQCNQVLADMGICATDELDKTDELDRAAVHEVMEQQTVSIAKAGITTSLSARTPVLAAANPARGRNNLRRTPAENINLQLALLSRFDP, encoded by the exons ATGAAGGTAAGCTCTCAATGTAACCAG GTGCTAGCGGATATGGGAATATGTGCTACTGATGAACTTGATAAGACGGATGAATTAGATCGTGCAGCCGTACATGAAGTTATGGAGCAGCAGACTGTCAGCATTGCCAAGGCTGGGATCACTACGTCTTTGAGTGCACGAACTCCTGTCCTTGCTGCAGCTAATCCAGCACG GGGGAGAAATAACCTGCGTAGAACTCCTGCTGAAAACATTAACCTTCAACTGGCCCTTTTGTCGAGATTTGATCCTTGA